The Pseudanabaena galeata CCNP1313 genome includes a region encoding these proteins:
- a CDS encoding GGDEF domain-containing response regulator yields the protein MPEPNESNVLIVDDDQMNREILCRHLKNLGYTNITLAESGQVGLEIVASQPIDLILLDMMMPVMNGLEMLNHLKENYQWRVIPVIIISALDEKEMMLACIQKGAEDYLIKPYDRVLLKARVSACLEKKILHDREILNNQKLEAAYKELAIAYHELEVVKNELEALSHRDGLTGIANRRYFDTVLEREWNAAYREKKCLSLILFDIDYFKKYNDTYGHLAGDDCLCQVAIAASVAIKRPRDTLARYGGEEFAVILPDTDVQGAEFCANQIRFAIESLHINHISSQINSYVTASLGLTTISPHTQISSSQQLIKEADLALYQAKHEGRNRVKVWSTNG from the coding sequence ATGCCAGAACCTAATGAATCTAATGTATTAATTGTTGACGATGATCAAATGAATCGCGAAATTCTTTGTCGTCATTTAAAGAATTTAGGATATACAAATATAACTTTGGCGGAAAGTGGACAAGTCGGGCTAGAAATAGTTGCTTCACAGCCAATTGATTTGATCCTGCTGGATATGATGATGCCAGTCATGAATGGGTTAGAAATGCTGAATCATCTTAAAGAAAATTATCAATGGCGTGTAATTCCCGTCATCATTATTTCGGCATTAGATGAAAAAGAAATGATGTTAGCTTGTATTCAAAAGGGAGCCGAAGATTATTTAATCAAGCCCTATGATCGAGTTCTACTCAAAGCCAGAGTAAGCGCTTGTCTGGAGAAGAAAATATTACACGATCGCGAAATCTTAAATAACCAGAAACTAGAAGCTGCGTATAAAGAGCTAGCAATTGCTTATCACGAACTAGAAGTTGTTAAAAATGAGTTGGAAGCATTGTCCCATCGAGATGGATTAACGGGTATAGCCAATCGTCGCTACTTTGATACAGTGCTAGAAAGAGAATGGAATGCAGCCTATAGAGAAAAGAAATGTCTCTCACTCATATTATTTGATATAGACTATTTTAAGAAATATAATGATACCTATGGGCATCTAGCGGGAGATGACTGTCTATGTCAGGTGGCGATCGCTGCTTCAGTGGCGATCAAGCGACCAAGAGATACATTAGCAAGGTATGGAGGTGAAGAGTTTGCGGTAATTTTGCCTGATACTGATGTGCAAGGAGCGGAGTTTTGTGCAAACCAAATTCGTTTTGCTATTGAAAGTCTTCATATAAACCATATCTCTTCTCAAATCAATTCCTATGTAACGGCTAGTTTAGGACTTACAACTATCAGCCCTCACACCCAGATCTCCTCATCTCAACAACTAATTAAAGAAGCTGATTTAGCACTGTATCAGGCAAAGCACGAGGGTAGAAATCGCGTTAAAGTATGGTCAACAAACGGATAA
- a CDS encoding Uma2 family endonuclease: MTLATASPSTLMTIEGYLNYNDGTDTRYELVNGELVKMPTESPLNCQIAKLLMFELAKYFPISLICHKDIELVVSGRRAKVRLPDLVVLSEDGYVAITGQRSNTITQEMPAPVLVVEVVSPGQENRDRDYRYKRTEYAARGINEYWIIDPEMRQITICLWVEGQYEDKIYTGEMQISSTVVEGFALTVEQVLAFGA; encoded by the coding sequence ATGACTTTAGCTACAGCTAGCCCCTCTACCTTAATGACCATAGAAGGGTATCTCAACTATAACGATGGGACAGATACACGCTATGAGCTAGTCAACGGAGAATTAGTCAAAATGCCCACCGAATCGCCTCTAAATTGCCAGATTGCGAAATTGCTAATGTTTGAATTGGCAAAATATTTTCCAATTTCACTAATTTGCCATAAAGACATAGAGCTTGTAGTTAGTGGTAGAAGGGCAAAGGTCAGACTCCCTGATTTAGTTGTACTCAGTGAAGATGGTTATGTGGCGATAACTGGTCAACGCAGTAATACGATCACCCAAGAAATGCCAGCACCTGTTTTGGTGGTCGAAGTTGTTTCCCCTGGGCAGGAGAATCGCGATCGCGACTATCGCTATAAGCGTACAGAGTATGCAGCTAGAGGCATTAACGAATATTGGATTATCGATCCTGAAATGCGCCAAATTACCATATGCCTATGGGTGGAAGGGCAATATGAGGACAAGATTTATACAGGTGAAATGCAAATTTCATCAACAGTAGTTGAGGGCTTTGCTCTAACTGTCGAGCAAGTTTTAGCGTTTGGAGCATAA
- a CDS encoding branched-chain amino acid ABC transporter permease: MAEFFNTYGFLIVSAVFGAILGISVYLPLMAGQLSLATPGFYALGGYIAAIASTKILTTTTGSVPVWWVLLEMLAGGVISGLLAVVLGIPVLRLRGIYLAIATIAFVEILRVVALNLDITGGAVGIFGIPQPFQSPLEYLWIALPLLGLSMAFMYRLEKIRVGRALIAIREDELAADSMGINPTYYKVLAFVLAAILAGMVGAVSAHFLNTWNARQGTFDASIIFLAFVLIGGSRTFWGPVVGGILLTALPEVLRGLSSVNGVPLWLGQFLKDGRLIIFGILIVVGTIFYPKGIITPEFLKWCSQTTQKAFAKTK, translated from the coding sequence ATGGCTGAATTTTTTAATACCTATGGCTTCTTGATTGTCTCGGCAGTTTTTGGGGCAATTCTAGGAATATCCGTATATTTGCCCTTAATGGCGGGACAGCTATCCTTGGCAACCCCAGGATTTTATGCCTTAGGTGGATATATTGCCGCGATCGCCTCTACCAAGATTTTAACGACAACGACGGGATCTGTACCAGTCTGGTGGGTATTGCTGGAAATGTTAGCGGGGGGGGTGATATCAGGTTTATTGGCAGTAGTTTTAGGGATTCCTGTATTGAGGTTACGGGGAATTTATTTGGCGATCGCGACCATTGCCTTTGTAGAGATTCTGCGAGTGGTTGCGCTTAATCTCGATATTACAGGCGGTGCAGTTGGTATTTTTGGCATTCCACAGCCGTTTCAGTCACCTTTGGAATATCTGTGGATTGCTTTGCCTTTGCTAGGCTTGAGTATGGCTTTTATGTATCGTCTAGAAAAGATTCGGGTGGGACGAGCGTTGATTGCCATTCGTGAAGATGAGTTAGCTGCCGATTCGATGGGAATTAATCCCACTTATTACAAGGTGTTAGCCTTTGTCTTAGCGGCGATTTTGGCGGGTATGGTGGGAGCAGTAAGCGCTCATTTTTTGAATACATGGAATGCTCGTCAGGGAACCTTTGATGCCAGTATTATCTTCTTGGCTTTTGTCTTAATCGGTGGTTCGCGTACATTTTGGGGCCCAGTCGTAGGGGGGATTTTGCTAACGGCTTTGCCTGAGGTACTGCGGGGGCTTTCCAGTGTTAATGGTGTGCCTCTATGGTTGGGACAATTTCTTAAGGATGGACGCTTAATTATCTTTGGTATTTTGATTGTGGTTGGAACAATTTTTTATCCTAAAGGGATCATTACTCCAGAGTTTTTAAAATGGTGTAGCCAGACTACGCAAAAAGCATTTGCCAAAACTAAATAG
- a CDS encoding response regulator — protein MPKILLVEDNEMNRDMLSRRLVRRGFEVIVAIDGVEGVKIAATELPDLIVMDMSLPILDGWEATKRLKQIATTQNIPIIGCSAHAMVGDRERGLEAGCDDYDTKPIEFARLLGKIENLLKIYART, from the coding sequence ATGCCAAAAATCTTACTGGTAGAGGATAATGAAATGAATCGCGATATGTTGTCGCGAAGACTAGTGCGTCGAGGTTTTGAAGTTATAGTGGCTATCGATGGTGTTGAGGGGGTAAAGATAGCAGCAACAGAGCTGCCTGACTTGATCGTAATGGATATGAGTTTACCAATTCTAGATGGATGGGAAGCAACAAAACGCTTGAAGCAAATAGCTACAACTCAAAATATTCCGATTATTGGTTGTTCAGCCCATGCAATGGTAGGCGATCGCGAAAGAGGGCTCGAAGCAGGTTGCGATGATTACGATACTAAGCCGATTGAATTTGCAAGATTATTGGGGAAAATTGAAAATCTGTTGAAAATATATGCCAGAACCTAA
- a CDS encoding response regulator → MGSQNFQVLIVDDNEINRDMLARRLHRRDFNLSMATNGREALSMIQANLYDLILLDIMMPELDGYAVLKFLKQDSRLRGIPVIMISALEEMDSVMKCMEIGADDYLTKPFDPEMLKAAVNRCLPNEGQQLNAPKVPNSQVSGLSSPSFSDSSKQISEFKLPEDTTRGTSTNSISLDDVVHRIMQTGMISRKGYLYFSKAIFNSLFENAGLTDQEVYQIHSVFDAIQSGRIKVVDSNLPSKL, encoded by the coding sequence ATGGGAAGTCAAAATTTTCAAGTATTGATCGTCGATGATAACGAAATAAATCGCGATATGCTTGCCCGACGCTTGCATAGAAGAGATTTCAATTTATCAATGGCTACAAATGGGCGAGAAGCTTTGTCAATGATTCAGGCTAATCTCTATGATTTGATTTTACTGGACATCATGATGCCTGAATTAGATGGATATGCAGTTCTCAAATTCTTGAAACAGGACTCACGATTGCGCGGTATTCCTGTAATCATGATTTCGGCTCTCGAAGAAATGGATAGCGTCATGAAATGTATGGAAATTGGTGCTGATGACTATCTTACCAAGCCATTTGATCCTGAGATGTTGAAAGCAGCCGTTAATCGTTGTCTGCCTAATGAGGGGCAACAGTTAAATGCGCCAAAAGTTCCCAATAGTCAAGTTTCTGGATTATCTAGTCCAAGTTTTTCAGATTCTAGTAAACAAATATCCGAGTTCAAATTACCTGAAGATACAACCCGTGGCACATCCACTAATTCAATTAGTCTTGATGATGTTGTCCATCGCATTATGCAGACAGGGATGATTAGTCGTAAAGGTTATTTATATTTTAGCAAGGCGATTTTTAATTCTTTATTTGAGAATGCGGGGTTAACCGATCAAGAAGTCTATCAAATTCACTCTGTATTTGACGCAATTCAATCAGGAAGAATTAAGGTAGTTGATTCAAATCTTCCTAGCAAACTTTAA
- a CDS encoding GuaB3 family IMP dehydrogenase-related protein has product MDIQIGRGKTARRAYGIDEIALVPGGKTLDPNVADTFWEVGGIRREIPIIASAMDGVVDVDMAVKLSDLGALGVINLDGIQTRYDDPTPILEKIASVGVTEFVSLMQELYAEPVKPELIQKRIREIKEKGGIACASSIPVNAFKYGAIAAEAGCDLFFLQSTVVSTTHIAAEGLVSLDLAKFCQEMPIPVLMGNCVTYDVTLELLRAGAAGVLVGIGPGAACTSRGVLGVGIPQATAVADCAAAREEFFKETGKYVPIIADGGLITGGDICKSIACGADAVMIGSPFARAKEAPGRGFHWGMATPSPVLPRGTRIRVGTTGSLEQILRGPAGLDDGTHNLLGALKTSMGTLGAATIREMQQVEVVIAPSLLTEGKVYQKAQQLGMGK; this is encoded by the coding sequence GTGGACATTCAAATTGGGCGCGGTAAAACTGCACGCAGAGCCTATGGCATCGACGAAATTGCATTAGTACCAGGAGGGAAAACCCTCGATCCCAACGTTGCCGATACATTTTGGGAAGTTGGGGGAATTCGTCGTGAAATTCCGATCATTGCTAGTGCAATGGATGGGGTTGTCGATGTAGATATGGCTGTGAAACTTTCAGATTTAGGTGCATTGGGTGTCATCAACCTTGATGGTATCCAAACCCGCTATGACGATCCCACACCAATCTTAGAAAAAATTGCCTCTGTGGGTGTGACTGAATTTGTCTCACTAATGCAAGAGCTTTACGCCGAACCTGTAAAGCCAGAACTTATCCAAAAACGCATCCGTGAAATCAAAGAAAAAGGTGGTATTGCTTGCGCTAGCAGCATTCCTGTAAATGCCTTTAAATATGGGGCGATCGCTGCCGAAGCTGGTTGTGACCTCTTCTTTTTGCAGTCCACAGTAGTTTCCACCACTCACATCGCCGCCGAAGGACTAGTCTCCCTCGACCTTGCAAAATTCTGCCAAGAGATGCCGATTCCTGTCCTCATGGGTAATTGCGTTACTTACGATGTCACCCTCGAACTTTTAAGAGCAGGAGCCGCAGGTGTACTTGTCGGTATTGGTCCTGGAGCCGCCTGTACATCCAGAGGTGTACTTGGTGTGGGTATTCCTCAAGCCACAGCCGTTGCTGACTGCGCCGCCGCCCGTGAAGAATTTTTTAAAGAAACTGGCAAATATGTGCCAATCATTGCCGATGGTGGCTTGATTACAGGCGGTGACATCTGTAAATCGATCGCCTGTGGTGCTGATGCCGTAATGATCGGCTCACCCTTTGCAAGAGCCAAAGAAGCTCCTGGTCGTGGCTTTCACTGGGGAATGGCAACACCTAGCCCCGTCCTACCTCGTGGAACCAGAATCCGCGTCGGTACAACAGGCTCCCTAGAGCAAATTTTGCGCGGACCTGCGGGACTAGATGATGGGACTCATAACCTTTTGGGCGCTCTCAAAACCAGCATGGGAACTCTGGGAGCCGCAACGATTCGAGAAATGCAACAGGTTGAAGTCGTTATCGCACCTTCGCTATTAACTGAAGGCAAGGTTTACCAAAAAGCACAACAGCTTGGTATGGGTAAATAA
- a CDS encoding L,D-transpeptidase family protein, protein MSQQKTDDRRSLKLLKISIYLTLIASSLGIYAIANPNLANHLPCFTDCAARAANELLNQDKAIADLINLKKLDKKAIAIVVEKSKYKLTVYYQNKPIKSYAIVLGGNPKDDKLRQGDKRTPEGLFRVKELYYHSEWSKFILLDYPTQDSWRKFSQAKIRGEVTAKDSIGGEIGIHGVEKGQDWLIDRKINWTLGCVSLKNKDVEEIYSLLQRGTTIKILH, encoded by the coding sequence ATGTCACAACAAAAAACAGATGATCGCCGATCGCTAAAATTACTAAAAATTTCGATTTATCTGACTTTGATTGCGAGTTCATTAGGAATTTATGCGATCGCTAATCCTAATCTTGCTAACCATTTGCCATGCTTTACCGACTGTGCCGCGAGAGCCGCCAATGAGTTACTTAACCAAGATAAGGCGATCGCGGATTTAATTAATCTCAAAAAGCTCGATAAAAAGGCGATCGCGATCGTTGTAGAAAAGTCTAAATATAAGCTAACGGTTTATTATCAAAACAAGCCAATCAAGTCCTATGCGATCGTTTTGGGTGGCAATCCTAAGGATGACAAATTACGTCAAGGCGATAAGCGCACACCAGAGGGGCTATTTCGTGTAAAGGAGCTTTATTACCATTCGGAATGGTCAAAGTTTATATTGTTGGACTATCCCACTCAAGATTCTTGGCGCAAATTTTCGCAGGCGAAGATTAGAGGCGAAGTAACCGCTAAGGATAGCATTGGTGGCGAGATCGGCATTCATGGAGTGGAGAAGGGACAAGATTGGTTAATCGATCGCAAAATCAATTGGACTTTGGGTTGTGTCTCTTTAAAAAATAAGGATGTTGAAGAAATTTATTCGTTATTACAGCGAGGTACAACTATCAAGATTCTGCACTAG
- a CDS encoding tetratricopeptide repeat protein, with product MNNKFVGLAMLTFLACGQVQIVMSESVQARTIEQRAAEADWRYNLGIRAIRDSQYQKAVQFALMALDICLEIKDRECEARAHNGLGLAYFYLGQYNKANDSYLQRLAIAREIKDLHGEGIALGNLGSTYLFLGKYDKAIEFQLQSLAINRKTKDRLGEGKSLGNLGATYDSLGKHDKAIEFHLQALEIFRERKDRLSEGQSLGNLGNAYDSLGKYDQAIKFHLQYLAIAREIKDRLGEGQSLGNLGATYDSLGKYDQAIDYHLQYLAIAREIKDRQGEGISLNNLGESFNNLNQPELAILFYKQSINVREAIRKDIKRLDKDIQKSYLDTIEKGATLT from the coding sequence ATGAATAATAAGTTTGTTGGTCTTGCAATGTTGACTTTTTTGGCTTGTGGGCAAGTGCAGATAGTAATGAGTGAAAGCGTCCAAGCACGAACAATTGAACAACGCGCAGCAGAAGCAGATTGGCGCTATAACTTAGGAATTAGGGCGATACGGGATAGCCAATATCAAAAGGCAGTACAGTTTGCTCTGATGGCTCTTGATATTTGTCTCGAAATAAAAGACCGTGAATGTGAGGCTCGTGCTCACAATGGACTAGGACTGGCATACTTTTATTTAGGGCAGTATAACAAAGCGAACGATTCCTATCTGCAAAGATTGGCGATCGCAAGGGAAATTAAAGACCTTCATGGTGAGGGCATTGCGTTGGGAAATCTGGGTAGCACTTACCTTTTTCTCGGTAAATATGACAAGGCAATCGAGTTTCAATTGCAAAGCTTAGCAATCAATCGGAAAACTAAAGACCGTCTCGGTGAGGGAAAGTCTCTGGGAAATCTGGGAGCCACTTATGATTCCCTCGGTAAACATGACAAAGCGATTGAGTTCCATCTACAAGCTCTAGAAATCTTTCGGGAAAGAAAAGACCGTCTCAGTGAAGGACAGTCACTGGGGAATCTGGGAAACGCTTACGATTCCCTCGGCAAATATGACCAAGCGATCAAGTTCCATCTGCAATATTTAGCGATCGCACGGGAAATCAAAGACCGTCTTGGAGAGGGTCAGTCACTGGGGAATCTGGGAGCCACTTACGATTCCCTCGGCAAATATGACCAAGCGATCGATTACCATCTGCAATATTTAGCGATCGCACGGGAAATCAAAGATCGTCAAGGGGAGGGGATCTCGCTCAATAATCTAGGAGAATCTTTTAATAACCTTAATCAACCCGAACTCGCAATTCTCTTTTACAAGCAATCAATCAACGTCCGTGAGGCAATTCGCAAAGACATCAAAAGACTCGATAAAGATATTCAAAAATCTTATTTAGACACTATTGAAAAGGGTGCGACCTTGACATAA
- a CDS encoding ISKra4 family transposase: protein MSAKLISVEGTKVKIELTIELSESMLDSEGNIQEGLNEAGCIAAKEAMKHLDTDGSAIKLGEKTWRTKGEEEKAYQTPYGEVVVARHVYQSAGGGKTYCPMERNARIVVTSTPKFAKQISSKMANGVAREVQRDLRDNHGREVAVSYIQRLSEAVGSIVQAKEESDNYEPPEIDVKIESVGIGLDGTCMLMCEDGWREAMVGTISLYDSEGERQHTIYLGATPEYGRKRFLERLEREIRQTKDRYPNATYVGIADGAESNWKFLNEHTEEQILDFYHASGYLGILAEVLHPKQIPEQKEWLKNSCHQLKHEIGSAEKFYNQMVLAMTENKLTETMREKLQASITYFNNHLWQMDYAQFQQKTYPIGSGVTEAACKTLIKQRLCCSGMRWKDKGASIILSLRALVLTSTRWEQFWDNLNQYGFPAAV, encoded by the coding sequence ATGTCGGCAAAGTTAATAAGTGTAGAAGGCACAAAAGTAAAAATCGAACTTACAATTGAATTGAGTGAATCGATGTTAGATAGTGAAGGTAATATTCAAGAAGGATTGAACGAAGCAGGGTGTATAGCAGCTAAGGAAGCAATGAAACATTTAGATACAGATGGTTCAGCAATAAAGCTAGGAGAGAAAACATGGCGAACAAAGGGAGAGGAAGAGAAAGCATATCAAACTCCTTACGGCGAGGTAGTAGTAGCAAGGCATGTATATCAAAGTGCGGGTGGGGGAAAAACTTATTGCCCCATGGAAAGAAACGCACGAATAGTTGTGACATCAACACCAAAGTTCGCCAAACAAATATCATCGAAAATGGCTAATGGGGTAGCAAGAGAAGTACAACGAGATTTGCGTGATAATCATGGGCGTGAGGTAGCAGTATCCTATATTCAGAGATTGAGCGAAGCGGTTGGCAGCATTGTGCAAGCAAAAGAAGAAAGTGACAATTATGAGCCGCCAGAGATAGATGTCAAGATTGAATCGGTTGGTATAGGGTTAGATGGAACCTGTATGCTGATGTGTGAAGATGGCTGGCGAGAAGCTATGGTAGGGACGATATCATTATATGATAGTGAAGGAGAACGTCAGCACACGATCTATCTGGGAGCAACACCAGAATATGGTAGGAAGCGATTTTTAGAACGATTAGAGCGAGAAATCAGACAAACAAAAGATCGATATCCTAATGCAACCTATGTAGGAATTGCTGATGGAGCCGAATCCAACTGGAAATTCTTAAATGAACACACAGAAGAGCAGATCCTCGATTTTTATCATGCTTCAGGTTATTTGGGAATACTAGCCGAAGTTCTACATCCTAAGCAAATTCCCGAACAAAAAGAATGGCTTAAAAATAGTTGTCATCAACTCAAACATGAAATCGGAAGTGCCGAAAAATTCTACAACCAGATGGTACTGGCGATGACTGAAAATAAGCTAACCGAAACCATGAGGGAAAAGCTCCAAGCTTCGATTACTTACTTTAACAATCATTTGTGGCAAATGGACTATGCTCAATTCCAACAGAAAACCTATCCGATTGGCTCTGGTGTGACCGAAGCTGCTTGCAAGACTTTAATAAAGCAACGATTATGTTGCTCTGGGATGCGTTGGAAGGACAAGGGGGCGAGCATAATTTTGAGTTTAAGAGCTTTAGTTTTAACTTCTACTCGTTGGGAGCAATTCTGGGACAATCTCAATCAGTATGGGTTTCCTGCTGCTGTCTAA
- a CDS encoding cation transporting ATPase C-terminal domain-containing protein — protein MTKFDFLSDIQKPWHYMDVEQVLAALESSMGGLSYVNARQRLRYLGANKLPRSRPIGKVLLQPLINPLTYLLLGSAIYLQWNRAEGWALISVGILHSVTGLIISIWSIKTKEKVSRDRPQRRQNAPSNSVIVLRDCEEMELPSRDLVLGDILVLREGDRPNVDLRVLETSEDLLVNQTNLGGEAICAKRAELTFEEKTPPLECSNMIYAGTEISTGTVKGIVIATSRFTQEQAALIKEKPFSVIHSELRQLRQVWIGMLLLVTTTAVGFAWQRGITINAMTAAALIVSTYPQNLLRIATQVQLLGMCDLAKQRIWVRFPSVLDAIARVTKIVPIVESDVVLSFDNLSRAGIEWRGLIRASEDDAAAFSEVIGIETHSYFDAPQERIRQWQREASKSSQKPLKAVAVIGNDIEDIPLLRAADVGICDRTCRKELQDSSALILPKEDFHYLPIAILEGRATFDRLQRIALLTATSSFTLAVLTLMDTAAGFSIPPLQLIWVGAIATPLVAFPLALEPTHESLLSQPAHRFQTMLRPSNYLRILLTVTATITAISLVFWLKYQGQPSLFSQARSMAFVSLGFSQVFHACAIARQSVFSNLPLILGISFITICQIAFVQVPWFGDLMSTVPLNGIEWMISILSATAVFWVQELIKTS, from the coding sequence ATGACAAAATTTGACTTTCTATCGGATATTCAAAAACCTTGGCACTACATGGACGTAGAGCAAGTATTGGCAGCTTTGGAATCTTCGATGGGAGGTTTATCATATGTAAATGCGCGGCAAAGATTGCGGTATTTGGGAGCCAATAAACTACCGCGATCGCGTCCCATCGGCAAGGTTCTCTTACAACCTTTAATCAATCCTTTAACTTATCTTTTATTAGGATCGGCAATTTATTTGCAATGGAATAGAGCTGAAGGATGGGCGCTAATTTCCGTAGGGATATTGCATAGCGTAACAGGGCTTATTATTTCCATATGGTCTATTAAAACCAAAGAGAAGGTCAGTCGCGATCGCCCCCAACGCCGTCAAAATGCTCCATCCAATTCAGTGATTGTATTGCGCGATTGTGAAGAGATGGAACTGCCATCGCGGGATTTGGTATTAGGTGATATTTTAGTGCTGCGAGAAGGCGATCGCCCGAATGTGGATTTGCGTGTACTAGAGACATCAGAAGATTTACTGGTAAATCAGACAAATTTAGGCGGTGAAGCAATTTGTGCTAAGCGAGCTGAGCTTACCTTTGAGGAAAAAACTCCACCCCTTGAATGCAGCAATATGATCTATGCGGGAACAGAAATTTCCACAGGAACCGTGAAAGGTATTGTGATTGCAACAAGTCGTTTCACCCAAGAACAAGCAGCTTTAATCAAAGAGAAGCCATTTTCAGTTATCCATTCTGAATTACGTCAACTACGCCAAGTCTGGATTGGGATGTTGCTGTTAGTTACAACTACGGCGGTCGGCTTTGCATGGCAACGCGGAATTACGATCAATGCGATGACTGCTGCCGCTTTAATTGTTAGCACCTATCCTCAAAATTTATTACGCATTGCTACACAAGTCCAATTATTGGGGATGTGCGATCTTGCCAAACAGAGAATATGGGTGCGGTTTCCTTCTGTCTTAGATGCGATCGCGAGAGTAACTAAAATTGTGCCAATAGTTGAGTCGGATGTGGTGTTGAGCTTTGACAATTTAAGTCGGGCTGGCATTGAGTGGAGAGGACTGATCAGAGCTTCTGAAGATGATGCAGCCGCATTTAGTGAAGTGATTGGTATTGAAACCCATAGTTATTTTGATGCACCTCAAGAGCGGATTCGCCAATGGCAAAGAGAAGCCTCCAAATCTAGCCAAAAGCCTTTAAAGGCAGTTGCCGTAATTGGCAATGATATTGAAGATATTCCTCTGCTCAGAGCCGCTGATGTCGGAATCTGCGATCGCACCTGTCGCAAAGAATTACAAGATAGTTCAGCACTAATTTTGCCGAAGGAAGACTTCCATTATTTACCGATCGCGATTCTTGAAGGAAGAGCTACCTTTGATCGGCTGCAACGCATAGCCTTACTTACGGCTACAAGTTCCTTTACGTTGGCAGTCCTAACTTTGATGGATACCGCCGCAGGATTCTCCATACCGCCATTGCAATTAATCTGGGTCGGGGCGATCGCGACACCACTTGTGGCTTTTCCTCTCGCTCTTGAGCCTACCCATGAGAGTCTGCTATCTCAACCAGCACATCGTTTTCAAACCATGTTGCGTCCTAGTAATTACCTCCGCATTTTGCTCACTGTCACCGCCACGATTACCGCCATTTCCCTAGTCTTTTGGCTAAAGTATCAAGGTCAACCTTCGCTATTTTCCCAAGCGCGATCTATGGCTTTTGTCAGCCTTGGTTTCAGTCAGGTTTTTCATGCCTGTGCGATCGCTCGTCAAAGTGTATTTAGCAACTTGCCACTGATTCTTGGCATATCCTTTATTACTATTTGTCAAATAGCCTTTGTGCAAGTTCCTTGGTTTGGCGATCTGATGTCAACTGTTCCTTTAAATGGCATTGAATGGATGATCTCAATTCTCAGTGCTACTGCTGTATTTTGGGTACAAGAGCTAATTAAAACGAGTTAA